The stretch of DNA CCACCCGTTCGACTTGCATGTATTAGGCCTGCCGCTAGCGTTCATCCTGAGCCAGGATCAAACTCTCCATTGTATAAATTACTTAGCACCTGCCGAAGCAGGGCCGATGTCGAGTGCCATCTCCGACTCGTTGTTTGACGAGCTGTATGTGTATTCGTTTCTTCTCTACGCTTATGAGTCCTTATTATTGACCCCGTGTTTCCACTGGGTCAACACCCATATTGTCTTTCCAATCATTCAAAGAACGTCTGCCCCTTCCTATTGAAGAAGCGTCGTGACTACCCTATTAGTAGTCGGTGGCTTTCACTGGCCGGCGCTTCCAAGCGAAGCGGGTGGCAAAGGTACTCACTCTATTTTATTTGGCCAAATGCTGAAGTAAAAAAACTTTCGCACTTTTCGGTTGACTCAGGCGCTTCCGGTTGAAGCGGACTGCAAAGATACGCTGCTCTTTTCCTTCTTTCCAACTCCGAAAGCAAAAAAATCTTTTCGCTTTCTTCGTTTCCCGCGTCCTAGACCACTTTCGTGAGCTAAGCGGGGTGCAAAGGTAACAGGAGTTTCTGAACTAGCAAGCAAGCGAAGAAAAACTTTTTTCGACTCGACTGCCGGGGCGCTTCCAGCTGAAGCGGGCTGCAAAGGTAGGCCGAGTCTCTCCGCTTTTCCTAGCGCTTACCGCAACTTTCTTTTCGCCCTGTCCGTAGCCCGCCTCCGTCCGATTTGGGTGGGCAAAAGTCCGGGTTCTGCTTCGCTTTTGCAAGCCTGGCGGAAAAACTTTCAGGAGGTTTAGTGAAAGGCTACCCCCCTGTCTCCCCCCGTTGGCTGTGGCATAACTACTTACCTCTGTCGGTTGGTTCAAATAAGACGGAAGATTCTTTAAAAGTTATTTGTGTAGGACCCTTATGCCTCCTCAAGCTATGCTCTTGCGCAGTATACAAAAGCAACGAGCAGCCTTTTGGGCTGCTCGTTGAGAGGAATAGTTAGGGCAACTTAGTTTAAGTGTAAGGTGCTAACTCGGTCTGGGCCTACACTAACAATGCTAACGGGCACTTCTAAGTGTTGCTCTAAGAACTGCACGTAGCTTTTTAGCTCAGCGGGTAATGCCTGAGGATCGGTAACAGCTTGTAGGTCGGTGCGCCAACCGGGTAAGCTTGTGTATATAGGAGTCAGGTTCTCCAAGTCTCCATGGTCGGGCAGATGATCGGTTTCCTGACCGTCGGCGGTGCGATAGTGTGTGCAGATCTGGATTTCGTCAAACCCATCCAGCACATCAGCCTTCATCAAGTGAATTTCCGTCACGCCGTTTAGCATGATGCTATAACGAAGAGCGGGCAAATCGATCCAGCCACAACGACGTGGACGGCCCGTGGTAGAACCAAACTCTCGGCCAGCCTGGCGGATCTGCTCCCCCACTTCATTTAGAAGTTCGGTTGGGAATGGGCCGCTGCCTACGCGGGTGCAATAGGCTTTGCTGATACCATATACCTTTTCAATATGCTTAGGCGCAATACCTAGGCCAGTACAGGCACCGGCTACAATAGTGCTGGAAGACGTGACATAGGGATAGGTACCGAAGTCAATGTCCAACATAGAGCCCTGTGCCCCTTCGGCCAGAACATTTTTGCCTTGCTTCAGCAAATCGTTTAGTAGATACTCCGTGTCGGTGAGCTGCAGGGTGCGCAGGAACTCGACGGCAGAGAAGAAATCGGCTTCGAACTCCGCTATTTCCAGCTCTTTCCCGTGGAATTGGGCAAGCTGAGTATGACGAGCTACGGCCTCCTGATAACGCTCCTGAAAGTCTGGGAGCAGAATATCACCAACACGTAGGCCAGTACGGCCAATTTTGTCTTGGTAAGTTGGGCCAATACCTTTTAAGGTAGATCCAATTTTGCTGCCACCACGAGCTTCTTCGTTGATCCGGTCAAGGGCGCGGTGCGAAGGCAGAATCAGCTGGGCTTTACGAGAAACATAGAGATTCTTGGCCCAATCAATGCCACGGTCAGTGAGCTTTTGCAGCTCTTGGCGAAAAACGAAGGGGTCAAGCACCACACCATTACCAACCACATTAATAATGTGCGGATGGAAGATACCCGAAGGAACTTGGTGTAAGACGTGCTTAATGCCGTCGAAGGTGAGCGTATGGCCTGCATTAGGGCCGCCCTGAAAGCGGGCTACTACGTCGTAGGTGGGGGCGAGTACATCAACAATCTTTCCTTTGCCTTCATCACCCCACTGCAATCCAACTAGTACGTCAACGGGCATTAGTTTGCGGCTTTCAACTGTTGAGCGGCCGATGCTTCATCGTCCGCAATGGAAAAAATAGCGTTCAGCTTAGTTAAAGCCAACATTTTACGAGGGTGGTCGGCGGGGTTAATCAACATCATTTCCCCGCCGCGGCTACGGAACTTAGTGAGCAAAGATACCAGTACTCCGATGCCTGTGCTATTGATGTAACGGATTCCGGACAGATCTACTGCGCAGTTGCGGAGCTCATCACCCAAATGCTGATCGACGCTTTGCAGTAACTGCTGCGTATCGGGGCTACCGATTAAGTCGCCGGATAGGCGCACGAAGAGGATACCGTCCTGGACGGTGCTGTCAGTTTTCATTCGGCTAAAGAGCGGGCGGCGGCTTTGGCGCGGCAGTCACCGCACACGCCGTAAAGGTTTAAAGAGTGGTGCAAGATATGGAAGTTGAGTAACTCCCCTACCATGGTCTGGATTCCGTGGATACGCGGATCACAAAACTCTACGACTTTGTGACACTCCGTGCAGATAACATGATCGTGCTGGCGATAACCGTAGCTCTTCTCATATTGCGCCAGGTTACGGCCAAATTGGTGCTTACTTACCAGGCCATGTTCTACGAGCAAGTCAAGCGTATTGTAGACTGTAGCGCGGCTAACCTGCAGACCCTGCTCCTTCATGCCAGCAAAGAGCTCTTCTACATCAAAGTGCCCGGTGCGGGAGTAAATTTCTTCGAGGATGGCATAACGCTCCGAGGTTTTGCGCAGCCCTTTATTCTCGAGGTAAGCAGTGAATATCTTCTTTACCTCTGCGTATTTCTCTTGATCGAGATGCTTCTCCGTTGTGGGCATTTTTACGGCCTTATATATAAGGAGCTAAAACAGCAGAAAACCGTGGTAAGTTTTCGAGCAGGTTCTGCTTCATATACTGAAACATCCTTATCCTTACTTATCCCTTTCCAATGTGCTTGTGCTGTTTTATACTCTCGGTTTTGATTTAGACTTTTTATGACCTGGCAGAGGAATCAAAGCGCTCTACCTGCAGTACTCCATTCACTTTAGACAAGCGCTGAATCATTTTATTCAGGTGGTCAGTATCATTTACGAAAACCATAATCTGCCCCTCAAACATACCATCATTGGAGTCGATGGTAATAGAGCGCATATTGACCTTGAGGCTGTTACTGATGATGCGAGTTACGTCGTTTACTAGGCCTACCCGGTCAGAACCTTTGATGCGGATACCTGCTAAGAAAGCCAACTCCAACTGCTCCGTCCACTTAGCGCGCACGATGCGGTTGCCGTAGTTCGACATCATCTGCACGGCTTTAGGGCAAGAGGTTCGGTGAATAACAATGCCCTCCTCCGTTTCAAAGCCAAACACATCATCGCCGGGGATAGGGTTACAGCAGGGCGCAATGGTGTAGTCGAACTTATCGGTCTGCTCCCCTATTACCAGCATATTGGCGCTGAGGCCGCGGATCTTCTGCACCTCATGATCGAACGCTTTAGGCTCGAGCATAGATGGCGAGCGGGGAACTTCAATGGCGGGGTCAAACAGATCAGTCTTTATATCCCGGCCGTCAATCTGGCCGATAGCAAGCCGGTAGAAGAACTCCTGTGCATTTCGCGTATTGAAGTGCGCCAGCAGGCGGTTGAGGTTATCGGGCGTGTATTCAATACCCAGCAGCTCCAGGCGCTTCTCTACTAAGAAGCGGCCATCTTCCGCCTTCGACTTTTTATCATCGCGGAGCCACTCCTTGATTTTGCTCCGAGCTTTAGAGGTGATTACGTACTGCAGCCACTCCTCAGTAGGCCGCTGCTTCTGCGACGTCAGGATTTCCACTTGGTCGCCGTTGCGCAGTTCGTAGCTCAGGGGCTGCAGCTTCTGGTTTACTTTGGCCCCGAGGCAGCGTAGGCCTATATGCGTATGAATCTCGAAGGCAAAGTCGAGAGCCGTGGCTTTATCAGGCAGGATAACGAGCTTGCCTTTGGGGGTGAAGGCATATACTTCCTTCACGAATAGGTTCTGGCGGAACTCGTCCATGAACTCCAGGGCGCTGGAGTTATTGGTTTCGAGCATCTCCCGCACCTTATTAATCCACGCTTCCAGTGTTGACTCAGGCTGAATGGCACCGGAGTCTTTGTACTTCCAGTGCGCGGCGTAACCTTTCTCCGCAATATCATCCATGCGGCGGCTGCGGATCTGCACCTCTACCCATTGGCCCGAGCGTGACATAACTGTGGTGTGCAACGACTCATACCCATTGGCTTTGGGCGTGCTCACCCAATCGCGCAGGCGGTCGGGGTTCGGTTGATAGAAGTCCGTAACAATGGAGTACACTTGCCAGCATGCGGCTTTTTCCTGCTCCTGGGGCACATCTAGGATTACCCGAATAGCAAACAGGTCATACACTTCATCGAAGGTGATGTTCTGCTTGCGCATCTTCTTCAGGATGGAATAGATGCTCTTGGGACGGCCTTTGATTTCGTAGCCAAAGCCCTGGGCCTTCAGTTCGTCGTCGATGGGCAGCACGAACTCTTTGATGAAGCGGTTACGGGCGCTACGGCTCTGACGCACCCGGTTTACTAGCTCATTATAAACTTCGGTGTCAGTGTACTTAAGGTATAGATCTTCCAGCTCGGTTTTGATGGCGTACAGGCCTAGGCGGTGGGCCAGCGGAGCGTAGAGGTAAATAGTTTCTGAAGCAATCTTGAGCTGCTTATGGCGCGGCATCGAGTCGAGCGTCCGCATGTTGTGCAGGCGGTCGGCGAGCTTGATGAGGATAACGCGCACATCTTCCGAGAGCGTGAGCAGCATCTTGCGGAAGTTCTCAGCTTGCTCAGAGGTGCCATATTCGAATACGCCCGAGATTTTGGTGAGGCCATCGACGATGCGAGCCACTTTATTACCGAACTCGCGCTCTACATCAGCTATTTCCCAAGGCGTGTCCTCTACCACGTCGTGCAGCAGGGCAGCCACAATGCTGGTGGTGCCTAGGCCTATTTCTTCCACCACAATCTGCGCTACGGCCAGTGGGTGCAAGATGTAGGGCTCACCCGACTTGCGGCGCATTTCTTTGTGCGCTTCCAGGGATGTATTGAAGGCCTTTTTAATAAGCTTCGCATCGCCTTCCTTCAGATAAGGCTTAGCGGTGCGGAGCAGGCGGCGGTAGTGGCGCAGAATTTCCTGGCGCTCTACTTCGGGGTCGATGACGGTAGGCATGGTACGCGGGCGGCGCTGGAGACGCCGGAGTAATGATTGCTAAGGTACGGCACGGAGCCCAAGCGTTGGGCAGGGCCGATCAGGAATTTACGCAAGGATATGTAGGCTTCTACAAGCTTAACACTCGGCCAGGCCTGTTAGTGCAGCTAACCAGAGCACAGATTATTTCTTTTAATGAAGAGCGCGTTTGTTTTTAAAAAACCCTTGTGTAGTTTTGCGGCCCCGAGGCAGTTGGCTTCCGGACGCGGATGTGGCGAAATTGGTAGACGTGCCAGACTTAGGATCTGGTGCCGCAAGGCGTGTGGGTTCGAGTCCCTCCATCCGCACTTATCTTTTTGGTTTTTTCTAAAAACCGCTTCTAAACCCTCAACCCACCCGTTGGGGGTTTATTTTTTATCCGGGTTTTGGCCCGCATTCACACCCACGTAGTACCCTTAACCGACAACCCGTTTTGGACATTACCCTCGACAAAAAAGACGACCAGCTGAGTGCCATCCTGACAGTAAACCTTACGGAGGCTGACTACGCTCCCACCGTGGAGTCGAAGCTGAAGGAATACAGCAAAAAGGCGCAGATCAAAGGGTTCCGCCCGGGCAAAGTGCCAGTTACGCTGGTACGCAAAATGTACGGCAAGGGCATCCTGGTAGAAGAAATCAATGGCCTGCTGAGCAAGTCAGTTGATGACTATATCAAGGAAAACGACCTCAAGATCCTTGGTGAGCCCATTCCGGTTCCTACCGATGTTGATTTCGACACCCAGAAAGACTACTCGTTCCAGTTTGAGCTAGGCCTGCTGCCCGATTTCGAGCTGCCCGCCGACCAGGCTGTTACGGTTGACCGCCATAAGGTAGACCTAGACGAAAACACGCTGAAGGAAACTTACGAGCAGCTGGAGCGTCAGTTTGGTGAGTCGATTGAGCCTGAAACGGCTGAGGCCACTGACTACATCTCGGGCAAGCTGCTAAAAGCTGGCGAAGAGGGTGATGGCCGCGTAGTACTGCTTCCTCTGAACAAGGTGAAGAACGGCGTTGACAAGTTTGTGGGCGTGAAAGTGGGTGATTCGGTAACGTTTGACCTGAAAGACGCTTTCGACGGCGACGCTACGGCTATTTCCAGCTTCTCGGGCATGAGCAAAGAAGAGGCTGACACGGTTGAGGGCGAGTACACGCTGTCGATTGAGAAAATCCAGCGCTCTACTCCTGCTGAGTTCAACCAGGAGCTGTTTGACAAAGTATTCGGCAAGGACATCGTAACCTCGAAAGAAGACTTCGACGAGAAGGTTCGCTCGACGGTACAGGAGAACTACGACCGGGAGGCTGACAACTTGGTAAACCGCCAGATCATCGACAAGATGCTGGAAAGCACCACGATTGAGGTGCCGAAAGAGTTCTTCAAAAAATGGCTGGTACGTGCTAACCAGGGCAAGCTGACTCCGGAGCAGGTTGAAGAACACTACGAAGACTACGAGAAGGAGCTGAAGTGGTCGATGATCCGCAACAAAGTGGTGGAAGCCAACGACTTGAAAGTTTCGAACGAAGAAATCGTTGACCGCACGATGCAGAAGATTCTAGGCCAGTTCAACATGGAGATGACCCCTGAGCTGGAAGAATCGGTGCGTGGCTTTGCTGACAATTTCCTGCGTCAGGAGAACGGCAAAAACTACGTAAACGAGTATGAAGCCATTCTGGCAGAAAAAGTGCTGGAAAACCTGCGCGGCAAAGTTGTTGTTAATGACAACGCGATTACGGCCGAGGACTTCCGCAATCAGAATGCTGGCTAAGCGCTAACATTTTCGGTTTTCGAACCAACAAAAAAGCCCTTACTTGCCGTATGGGCTTTTTTGTTGCCTATACTTTTTCGTCTGACACATTTTATCTCCCACTTTTTCTGCCATGCTGAATAAAGAAGAGTTCCGCAAATTTGCCGTGAAAGGCCAAGGCCTGAGTGGCCTAGGTGTGGATCAATACATTCAACACGTAGAGGGCCAGACCCGCAACGGTCTGATCATGCCTACGGGTATGACCCGCTCGGTAATTGAGGAGCGCCCCACGCGTTTCGCTGAGATTGACGTTTTCTCGCGCCTGATCATGGACCGCATTGTGTTCCTGGGCACGGCCGTGGACGACTACATTGCTAATATCCTGACGGCGCAGATGCTGTTCCTGGAGTCGGTGGACGCCAAGAAGGACATCCTGCTCTACATCAACTCGCCCGGTGGCTCAGTGTACGCTGGCCTGGGCATTTACGACACCATGCAGTACGTGAACCCCGACGTGGCTACGATTTGCACTGGCCTAGCGGCCTCGATGGGCGCCGTACTGCTGGCGGGTGGTGCCAAAGACAAGCGCTCGGCCCTCCCCCACGCTCGCGTGATGATTCACCAGCCCTCGGGTGGTGCGCAGGGTCAGTCTTCGGATATCGAAATCACGGCTCGTGAGATTCTGAAACTGAAGAAGGAATTGTACGATATCCTCGCGGAGCACACTGGCAAAACCTACCAGG from Hymenobacter taeanensis encodes:
- a CDS encoding RelA/SpoT family protein, translating into MPTVIDPEVERQEILRHYRRLLRTAKPYLKEGDAKLIKKAFNTSLEAHKEMRRKSGEPYILHPLAVAQIVVEEIGLGTTSIVAALLHDVVEDTPWEIADVEREFGNKVARIVDGLTKISGVFEYGTSEQAENFRKMLLTLSEDVRVILIKLADRLHNMRTLDSMPRHKQLKIASETIYLYAPLAHRLGLYAIKTELEDLYLKYTDTEVYNELVNRVRQSRSARNRFIKEFVLPIDDELKAQGFGYEIKGRPKSIYSILKKMRKQNITFDEVYDLFAIRVILDVPQEQEKAACWQVYSIVTDFYQPNPDRLRDWVSTPKANGYESLHTTVMSRSGQWVEVQIRSRRMDDIAEKGYAAHWKYKDSGAIQPESTLEAWINKVREMLETNNSSALEFMDEFRQNLFVKEVYAFTPKGKLVILPDKATALDFAFEIHTHIGLRCLGAKVNQKLQPLSYELRNGDQVEILTSQKQRPTEEWLQYVITSKARSKIKEWLRDDKKSKAEDGRFLVEKRLELLGIEYTPDNLNRLLAHFNTRNAQEFFYRLAIGQIDGRDIKTDLFDPAIEVPRSPSMLEPKAFDHEVQKIRGLSANMLVIGEQTDKFDYTIAPCCNPIPGDDVFGFETEEGIVIHRTSCPKAVQMMSNYGNRIVRAKWTEQLELAFLAGIRIKGSDRVGLVNDVTRIISNSLKVNMRSITIDSNDGMFEGQIMVFVNDTDHLNKMIQRLSKVNGVLQVERFDSSARS
- a CDS encoding adenylosuccinate synthase, coding for MPVDVLVGLQWGDEGKGKIVDVLAPTYDVVARFQGGPNAGHTLTFDGIKHVLHQVPSGIFHPHIINVVGNGVVLDPFVFRQELQKLTDRGIDWAKNLYVSRKAQLILPSHRALDRINEEARGGSKIGSTLKGIGPTYQDKIGRTGLRVGDILLPDFQERYQEAVARHTQLAQFHGKELEIAEFEADFFSAVEFLRTLQLTDTEYLLNDLLKQGKNVLAEGAQGSMLDIDFGTYPYVTSSSTIVAGACTGLGIAPKHIEKVYGISKAYCTRVGSGPFPTELLNEVGEQIRQAGREFGSTTGRPRRCGWIDLPALRYSIMLNGVTEIHLMKADVLDGFDEIQICTHYRTADGQETDHLPDHGDLENLTPIYTSLPGWRTDLQAVTDPQALPAELKSYVQFLEQHLEVPVSIVSVGPDRVSTLHLN
- the tig gene encoding trigger factor; this encodes MDITLDKKDDQLSAILTVNLTEADYAPTVESKLKEYSKKAQIKGFRPGKVPVTLVRKMYGKGILVEEINGLLSKSVDDYIKENDLKILGEPIPVPTDVDFDTQKDYSFQFELGLLPDFELPADQAVTVDRHKVDLDENTLKETYEQLERQFGESIEPETAEATDYISGKLLKAGEEGDGRVVLLPLNKVKNGVDKFVGVKVGDSVTFDLKDAFDGDATAISSFSGMSKEEADTVEGEYTLSIEKIQRSTPAEFNQELFDKVFGKDIVTSKEDFDEKVRSTVQENYDREADNLVNRQIIDKMLESTTIEVPKEFFKKWLVRANQGKLTPEQVEEHYEDYEKELKWSMIRNKVVEANDLKVSNEEIVDRTMQKILGQFNMEMTPELEESVRGFADNFLRQENGKNYVNEYEAILAEKVLENLRGKVVVNDNAITAEDFRNQNAG
- a CDS encoding STAS domain-containing protein, which codes for MKTDSTVQDGILFVRLSGDLIGSPDTQQLLQSVDQHLGDELRNCAVDLSGIRYINSTGIGVLVSLLTKFRSRGGEMMLINPADHPRKMLALTKLNAIFSIADDEASAAQQLKAAN
- a CDS encoding Fur family transcriptional regulator codes for the protein MPTTEKHLDQEKYAEVKKIFTAYLENKGLRKTSERYAILEEIYSRTGHFDVEELFAGMKEQGLQVSRATVYNTLDLLVEHGLVSKHQFGRNLAQYEKSYGYRQHDHVICTECHKVVEFCDPRIHGIQTMVGELLNFHILHHSLNLYGVCGDCRAKAAARSLAE
- a CDS encoding ClpP family protease, whose translation is MLNKEEFRKFAVKGQGLSGLGVDQYIQHVEGQTRNGLIMPTGMTRSVIEERPTRFAEIDVFSRLIMDRIVFLGTAVDDYIANILTAQMLFLESVDAKKDILLYINSPGGSVYAGLGIYDTMQYVNPDVATICTGLAASMGAVLLAGGAKDKRSALPHARVMIHQPSGGAQGQSSDIEITAREILKLKKELYDILAEHTGKTYQEIHDNSDRDYWMRADEAKEYGLIDEVLEKKKA